The Deinococcus koreensis genome includes a window with the following:
- a CDS encoding VOC family protein — protein MHTRLDFMSVQVRNLEASQEFYTQVIGFEAAEPSRPGAVVFRNEGGAIFAIRLPLPGTDTSQDLGLGVGLWFAVGDADAAHARIVSNGGQVVSSPQPGPFGRMFVVRDPDGYLLTFHQA, from the coding sequence ATGCACACTCGTTTGGATTTCATGTCAGTGCAGGTGCGGAACCTGGAGGCTTCGCAGGAGTTCTACACGCAGGTGATTGGCTTTGAGGCCGCCGAGCCCTCTCGGCCTGGCGCGGTGGTGTTTCGCAATGAGGGGGGCGCCATCTTCGCCATCCGCCTGCCCCTACCCGGAACGGACACCAGTCAAGATCTCGGCCTGGGCGTGGGGCTGTGGTTCGCGGTGGGGGACGCGGACGCGGCGCATGCGCGCATCGTCTCTAATGGTGGACAGGTGGTGTCCTCTCCACAGCCTGGCCCCTTTGGGCGCATGTTCGTGGTGCGCGATCCGGACGGCTACCTGCTCACTTTCCACCAGGCCTGA
- a CDS encoding ParA family protein, whose product MKRIAVTSEKGGVGKSTLAFNLAGALAERGRVALVDEDTRVRSCLQWAELAPVPFEVLSPEQAGQGIKGAAFLIVDSEGRPAVDDLLELARTFDQVLIPCGVSRLEVQSTLNLWRQLRAGDDLAAVRVVITKAPPVGRVGQEARDALRGAGVTCLEAVVRRCAAHERAAEAGGLVRDVRDDRAREAWADIQAVAREVVA is encoded by the coding sequence ATGAAACGTATAGCGGTCACATCCGAGAAGGGGGGAGTAGGTAAATCTACTCTAGCTTTCAATCTTGCCGGCGCTCTGGCTGAGCGCGGCCGAGTTGCACTAGTGGACGAGGACACGCGGGTTCGTTCCTGCCTTCAGTGGGCGGAGCTGGCACCGGTGCCTTTTGAAGTCCTGTCCCCAGAGCAGGCAGGACAGGGAATCAAGGGCGCGGCATTCTTGATAGTGGACAGTGAGGGGCGGCCCGCCGTCGATGATCTGCTGGAGCTGGCCCGAACTTTCGACCAGGTACTCATTCCATGTGGCGTATCCAGACTGGAAGTTCAAAGCACACTGAACCTTTGGCGGCAACTGCGGGCCGGTGACGACCTGGCAGCAGTGCGCGTGGTTATCACCAAAGCCCCTCCAGTGGGCAGGGTGGGCCAGGAGGCACGGGACGCCCTCAGGGGCGCGGGTGTGACCTGTTTAGAGGCGGTGGTGAGGCGATGCGCAGCCCACGAGCGGGCGGCCGAGGCGGGCGGCCTGGTGCGGGATGTCCGAGACGACCGTGCCAGGGAAGCGTGGGCGGACATTCAAGCGGTGGCCCGAGAGGTGGTGGCATGA
- a CDS encoding TraC family protein: MFTHPHTPGNSNGGAGRKNLNTQLDYWDLHENIVILKGGRLVYGVYFEPPSHLHFTEDDLVRRQSTLKSVFDLAVPDGETFRTYTSLRGALEEEILDTRRAAEGCPDGVLRALTLARAELLEHKILSGEVAHWRFFATATVTLPGRFTIDEPPSPQELQHAIQTAQGWQTTTVAQLTAAGFAARPMGQQDVFSEMFSWFNPGWPVAPAFVPQAQRRVHSLRRGRPDHLTLTRQLGCTRIDNLHAAGPILGDRYVEVLSLGRLPEYTETGYLKHLTDGLHGTVYVVVEATRENDYDVSTELEKKKGDLWTRVRAPGVIPTGKAANLLTEVEAAQRLEGVESRFEAGVSVVLIAGSPHELERLKRVARGNVTRLRGGTPISYGFQSVAQYFALAPFSGYQSAFLFQPYTANLIDLFPPVAPWKGFEEGAITFQSRDGSLVKFDLFTSRTRTAHFAIFAPSGSGKTVLALSLYSAHLTKYPDSVLVVSDAKQDFAYFFRALSDHAIINFGYESDTRWNILDLPAGMEEPDGTKLSALISFTRLFVERPADARAADYEDVAISEAMLATYKQFRHEERRPQISDVQRMLSTIGTYTDTGKTMELPVLDAARSVAIRLRKALGSSPIAPFVDCQSNTTITARRLYLTTCGIPEDDELMRRVAHHIVKSVMWSTAKTYPRHVKKFIFIDEFEHQIQTEQEVKDMLQMLRVFRSFGVSLGIATQDPAASASFGALKDSFSHLFVGGYSKGAALGTADRPGVVEILGLPQVMATTLPELNTVQGRYSEFALLVGENAERPSGERSGDIIRLEESTLALWLFNSHAHEVARKDRYVEAAGGDVLQGVRTLVSELSGGDS; this comes from the coding sequence GTGTTCACCCATCCGCACACGCCAGGGAACAGTAACGGCGGCGCAGGACGAAAAAACCTCAACACGCAGCTGGACTACTGGGATCTGCACGAGAACATCGTCATCCTCAAGGGCGGGCGACTCGTGTACGGGGTGTACTTCGAGCCCCCCTCCCACCTCCACTTCACCGAGGACGACCTGGTGAGGCGCCAGAGCACCCTGAAGAGTGTCTTTGACCTGGCCGTTCCCGACGGCGAGACCTTCCGCACGTACACCAGTCTGCGCGGCGCGCTGGAGGAGGAGATCCTCGACACCCGCCGCGCCGCCGAGGGCTGTCCAGATGGAGTGCTGAGGGCACTCACCCTCGCCCGCGCCGAGCTGCTGGAGCACAAGATCCTGAGTGGCGAGGTGGCCCACTGGCGCTTTTTCGCCACGGCGACGGTGACCCTCCCCGGGCGGTTCACCATCGACGAGCCGCCCAGCCCCCAGGAGCTCCAGCACGCCATCCAGACCGCGCAGGGCTGGCAGACCACCACGGTGGCGCAGCTCACGGCCGCAGGCTTCGCGGCCCGCCCCATGGGCCAGCAGGACGTCTTTTCCGAGATGTTTTCCTGGTTCAATCCCGGCTGGCCGGTGGCCCCCGCCTTCGTTCCGCAGGCCCAGCGCCGCGTGCACAGCCTGCGCCGGGGCCGGCCCGACCACCTGACCCTCACCCGGCAACTCGGCTGCACCCGGATCGACAACCTGCACGCGGCCGGCCCCATCCTGGGCGACCGGTACGTCGAGGTGCTGAGCCTGGGTCGCCTGCCGGAGTACACCGAGACGGGCTACCTGAAGCACCTCACGGATGGCCTGCACGGCACGGTTTACGTGGTGGTCGAGGCGACCCGGGAGAATGACTACGACGTCAGCACCGAGCTGGAGAAGAAAAAGGGCGACCTCTGGACGCGGGTGCGGGCGCCGGGCGTCATCCCCACCGGCAAGGCGGCCAACCTGCTGACCGAGGTCGAGGCCGCCCAGCGCCTGGAAGGGGTCGAGAGCCGCTTCGAGGCGGGGGTCAGCGTGGTGCTGATCGCGGGCAGCCCACACGAGCTGGAACGTCTGAAGCGGGTGGCGCGCGGCAACGTCACCCGGCTGAGGGGCGGCACGCCCATCAGCTACGGCTTTCAGTCCGTGGCCCAGTATTTCGCCCTGGCCCCCTTCAGCGGGTACCAGTCCGCCTTTCTGTTCCAGCCCTACACCGCCAACCTCATTGACCTGTTCCCGCCCGTGGCCCCCTGGAAGGGCTTTGAGGAGGGCGCGATCACCTTCCAGAGCCGCGACGGGTCGCTGGTGAAGTTCGACCTGTTCACCAGTCGTACCCGGACGGCCCACTTCGCCATCTTTGCCCCCTCCGGCAGCGGGAAGACCGTGCTGGCCCTGAGCCTGTACAGCGCCCACCTGACGAAATACCCCGACTCGGTGCTGGTGGTGTCCGACGCCAAACAGGATTTCGCGTACTTCTTCAGGGCCCTGAGCGACCACGCCATCATCAACTTCGGCTACGAGTCCGACACTCGGTGGAACATTCTCGACCTGCCCGCAGGCATGGAGGAGCCGGACGGCACGAAACTCTCGGCCCTGATCTCCTTCACGCGCCTGTTCGTGGAGCGGCCAGCAGACGCCAGGGCCGCGGACTACGAGGATGTGGCGATCAGCGAGGCGATGCTGGCGACCTACAAGCAGTTCCGGCACGAGGAGCGCCGGCCGCAGATCAGCGATGTGCAGCGCATGTTGAGCACCATCGGCACCTACACGGACACGGGCAAGACCATGGAGCTGCCGGTGCTGGACGCGGCCCGCAGTGTCGCCATCCGGCTGCGCAAAGCCCTGGGGTCAAGTCCCATCGCCCCTTTCGTGGATTGTCAGTCCAACACCACCATCACCGCGAGGCGCCTCTACCTCACCACCTGCGGGATTCCCGAGGACGATGAGCTGATGCGCCGCGTCGCCCACCACATCGTCAAGAGCGTCATGTGGAGCACGGCCAAGACCTACCCCCGCCACGTCAAGAAGTTCATTTTCATTGACGAGTTCGAACATCAGATCCAGACCGAACAGGAGGTGAAGGACATGTTGCAGATGCTGCGGGTGTTTCGCAGCTTTGGCGTCAGTCTCGGCATCGCCACTCAGGATCCGGCCGCCTCGGCCTCCTTCGGTGCCTTGAAGGACAGCTTCTCGCATCTCTTCGTTGGGGGCTACTCGAAAGGGGCGGCGCTCGGCACGGCGGATCGGCCGGGCGTGGTCGAGATCCTGGGGCTGCCCCAGGTCATGGCCACCACCTTACCGGAACTGAACACCGTGCAGGGCCGATACTCGGAATTCGCGCTGCTGGTTGGGGAGAACGCTGAGCGCCCTTCGGGGGAGCGGTCGGGCGACATTATTCGGCTGGAGGAGAGCACGCTGGCCCTGTGGCTCTTTAACAGCCATGCCCACGAGGTCGCCCGCAAGGACAGGTACGTCGAAGCGGCGGGAGGGGACGTGCTCCAGGGCGTCCGCACCCTGGTGAGCGAGCTGTCCGGAGGTGACTCATGA
- a CDS encoding recombinase family protein, producing the protein MTIAALLPGTPTVAYYRVSTVKQGASGLGLEAQRAAVQAFAAGRGLVLAQEFTEVETGTRKRHRPQLAAALAQSRRTGAVLLIAKLDRLARNVAFVSALMESGVRFVAVDMPEVDNLTIHVMAAVAEREAALISQRTKAALGAVKARGVVLGQPENLTHAAQVKGAAVQREAAREAERKAAGYVRLLRDSGASLARIAARLNAEGHTTRRGKAFTAMQVSRILERAT; encoded by the coding sequence GTGACCATCGCCGCCCTCCTGCCAGGCACCCCCACCGTCGCCTACTACCGCGTCTCCACCGTCAAGCAGGGCGCCTCCGGCCTGGGCCTGGAAGCCCAGCGCGCGGCCGTACAGGCGTTCGCCGCCGGTCGGGGCCTGGTGCTCGCCCAGGAGTTCACCGAGGTCGAGACGGGCACCCGCAAACGCCACCGCCCTCAGCTGGCCGCCGCCCTCGCCCAGAGCCGGCGCACAGGCGCCGTGCTGCTGATCGCCAAGCTGGATCGCCTGGCCAGGAACGTGGCCTTCGTGTCCGCTCTGATGGAGTCCGGGGTGCGATTCGTCGCGGTGGATATGCCCGAAGTCGACAACCTGACCATCCACGTGATGGCGGCCGTGGCCGAGCGGGAGGCGGCCTTGATTTCCCAGCGTACGAAGGCGGCCTTAGGGGCCGTGAAGGCGCGTGGGGTAGTGCTGGGCCAGCCCGAGAACCTGACCCACGCCGCGCAGGTCAAGGGCGCGGCCGTACAGCGTGAGGCGGCCCGTGAGGCTGAGCGCAAGGCGGCCGGCTATGTCCGGCTGCTTCGGGACTCCGGCGCCAGTCTGGCCCGGATCGCGGCCCGCCTGAATGCCGAGGGGCACACCACGCGGAGGGGCAAAGCGTTCACCGCTATGCAGGTCAGCCGGATACTGGAGCGGGCAACGTGA
- a CDS encoding helix-turn-helix transcriptional regulator, with translation MNRTDRLLAIVLELQGRGRARADDLARQLEVSKRTIYRDVLALNEAGVPIVSTPGQGYTLMPGYFLPPLHFSVDEAVMLLLGSDVMTQAFDPGLAGAAGRAARKISAVLGEDVQREVQFLRDHLRLVERDPGGDETRGKLRTLRQATLERRTVEFRYYKPRGGGEARRVQPHGLFRLNTAWLLAAFDPDRAALRTFRLDRMEGLRLLSEPFERQPEFKLERDESREGRGLIVRALFAPEVAREVRHHPSYYVTRAQETLDGLLVTLQVRSPEEVLPWLLSWGSACRVLEPASLQARLRDVAQELLRRYP, from the coding sequence GTGAACCGCACCGACCGCCTGCTCGCCATCGTCCTCGAACTGCAAGGACGAGGCCGCGCGCGTGCGGACGATCTCGCCCGGCAGCTCGAGGTCTCCAAACGCACCATCTACCGCGATGTGCTCGCCCTGAACGAGGCGGGGGTGCCCATCGTGAGCACCCCTGGACAGGGCTACACCCTGATGCCCGGCTACTTTCTGCCACCGCTGCACTTTAGTGTGGACGAAGCCGTCATGCTCCTGTTGGGCAGCGACGTCATGACCCAGGCCTTCGACCCGGGCCTGGCCGGTGCCGCCGGCCGCGCCGCGCGCAAGATCAGCGCCGTGCTCGGGGAGGACGTTCAGCGCGAGGTGCAATTCCTGCGTGACCACCTCCGGCTGGTGGAACGCGACCCAGGTGGGGACGAAACACGGGGCAAGCTGCGGACGCTGCGCCAGGCCACCCTGGAGCGGCGGACGGTCGAGTTCCGGTATTACAAACCCCGTGGTGGGGGGGAAGCGCGGCGGGTGCAGCCGCACGGGCTGTTCCGCCTGAACACCGCGTGGCTGCTCGCGGCCTTCGATCCCGACCGGGCCGCCCTGCGCACCTTCCGCCTCGACCGCATGGAGGGTCTGAGGCTGCTCTCCGAACCGTTTGAGCGCCAGCCCGAGTTCAAGCTGGAACGCGACGAGTCGCGCGAGGGGCGTGGGCTGATCGTGCGCGCCCTCTTCGCCCCCGAGGTGGCCCGCGAGGTTCGGCATCACCCGTCCTACTACGTGACCCGGGCCCAGGAAACCCTGGACGGGCTCCTCGTCACCCTGCAGGTACGTTCTCCCGAAGAGGTGCTGCCCTGGCTGCTGTCCTGGGGCAGTGCGTGCCGGGTGCTCGAACCCGCCTCCTTACAGGCCCGGCTCCGCGACGTCGCTCAGGAGCTGCTGCGCCGGTACCCCTGA
- a CDS encoding DNA-3-methyladenine glycosylase family protein — protein MPILTTHRLRPVPPFDFAQTLRFLGVFTPMDGEQTLGPRSLTKAVRIHGQTVGLGLHSAGSVEAPELTCDLFSDHALTPRIEEAALNRVRFFLSLDEDLEPFYALARQDAPFQKVLRQLYGYHQVKFLTPFENACWAVLTQRTPGSVAREMKRRLVEVYGGSVQTPDGALRAFPEPADLVRASAAELAGLLHNSRKGDALAAAAQAFGQVNEAWLRQEPYDEVKAWLCRIRGIGPWSATFVLLRGLGRMDNLPLDDPGNVLTREMMSAATKMYGPLSVQALRERACHYGVWQGYWGHYLRATG, from the coding sequence ATGCCCATACTGACCACCCACCGGCTGCGACCCGTGCCCCCCTTCGATTTCGCGCAGACGCTGAGGTTTCTCGGCGTCTTCACGCCCATGGATGGGGAGCAGACCCTGGGCCCGCGATCCCTGACGAAGGCCGTGCGGATCCATGGGCAGACCGTGGGGCTGGGCCTTCACTCCGCTGGTTCGGTCGAGGCACCTGAGTTGACCTGCGATCTCTTCTCCGACCACGCCCTCACCCCCAGGATCGAGGAAGCCGCCCTAAACCGGGTGCGCTTTTTTCTTAGCCTGGACGAAGACCTGGAGCCGTTCTACGCCCTCGCCCGGCAGGACGCACCGTTTCAGAAGGTGCTGCGGCAGTTGTACGGATACCACCAGGTGAAGTTCCTGACGCCCTTCGAGAACGCCTGCTGGGCGGTGTTGACACAGCGTACCCCGGGCAGCGTCGCCAGAGAGATGAAACGGCGTCTGGTGGAGGTCTACGGGGGATCGGTGCAGACACCGGACGGTGCCTTGCGGGCCTTCCCTGAGCCCGCCGACCTCGTCAGGGCGTCCGCTGCTGAACTGGCCGGCTTGCTGCACAACTCGCGCAAGGGTGACGCTCTGGCCGCCGCCGCGCAGGCGTTCGGGCAGGTGAACGAGGCATGGCTGCGTCAGGAGCCGTATGACGAAGTGAAGGCTTGGCTGTGCCGCATTCGTGGGATTGGCCCCTGGTCGGCGACCTTTGTGCTACTGCGGGGGCTGGGGCGCATGGACAACCTGCCCCTGGACGACCCGGGCAATGTGTTGACCCGGGAGATGATGAGCGCGGCCACCAAAATGTACGGCCCCCTGAGCGTCCAGGCACTGAGGGAGCGCGCCTGCCACTACGGAGTTTGGCAGG